ACAAGAACTTTGATCCATATGCacttacatacatacatatgtgagtgtatgtatgtatattgtATACTATGTGtatatcagagagagagagagagagagagagagagagagagaattgattgGCTTTCCAAATACAGAGAGCTCTATCTTTTTCGTAAGAGAACCTCTTACCATTAAAACAGTGCAAACTACAAACTACCGAGCTACTAATCATCCTACTTctaataaaaaatggaaagcaGCAGACAAGGATACCTTATGATATTGGAGACATCGTGGTAGTAATCTCCTTCATTAACACCCACAACGTAGGTTGGTATATCGGCTCCCTTTGCTGGAGCTGTGATTACGACCTTTTTAGCTCCTGCTTGGATGTGTTTCCCCGCTCCAGGACCATCCACAAACACGCCAGTTCCCTGTGTTTAAGTTGAAGCGTCAGACATGACCCAAAActgtttgtttctcttttctttggaAAGTTCTTGAGGACATGTTAGCATATGCATAATATATTGGACAAAACTATATGAATAAAACAGAATGCTCTCAAAATAAATGATTCTCACTACACTCCGTTTCTTTTCTCTTAGCATTATATTGTTCTTGTTAGATCTCGTGGTAAACCTATGGGTGATTGACAAATCCGCATCCACCTAATTGCAGTTGGCAAATCTGTTTGACCTTTGCGCTTTAAATCAAGTCCATCTTCTGCTAGCCCAACCATGATATAGCAGCCTACTGTTGGATGCATTCCTCAAGATTAgctacttctctctctctctctctcacacatacaagcaatgttatccgtatcgtacgatacggacgcatatcgtacgatacgtatcgtctgtATCAACGTTTTCGATACGTTACACCTATTAaatacgatacgcgtccgtatcgtacgcgtatcgtacgtatcgtgcgatacggtgggcgtatcgcacgatacgggagtaaaatttaaaaaggggccgtcgggcccctttttgcttcttattctcaaaccgacgctcctctctctctctcttcttgtttctcaacacTGCGAgggacgtgggagggagagattttcttcattgcatcaagatttgccggtgaagaagcttcatttctcgttgtggggagtcttgggacggtgggaagcttggagaaagagggttttttggtttttaacaccaaaaaggtaaaaaataactcatttttgccgttgaatcgttcatttctcttatttcctacatttatttgtatgtttttacttgttttgtgaagatataatgttggatcctgcatggcagtggtgtacaagggtgaatcccaaagatagattaagagttaagtgcaattattgtaagcaaatcatatcaggagggatttctcgctttaaacaccattgacgatgctttttgttttgagttttgaaaactatgtcaatatgttctgagttttgacttctgaacttatgaattgtgatgtaattgaatactcttaggttgtttagtatgttattttgttttttgaatgtttgatttcttattttggaatgtcttgttcatatgcatagcTCACaggtcatacttcatatacatgaatgatgaacgttcctttaaatacatttttcttgaatttttctgatttttactagttttttcggatttttttagaatttttctgattttttttctattttttataaatttttaatattttttacaaattaaaaaattaattttacgatacgttacgatacatttacgatacgttacgatacggcgtataggtcggcccgaccgatacacgatacgatacggcagtgataacattgcaTACAAGCATACACACACAGAGTCCCTTGCCAGATGAATATGAAGACTGTGAAGCTTGCCTCAATGACAATGTCTCTGCCCAGGGCAACTTCAGTGGGTCTCTGTTGGAGACAACCTTGATCAGCTTTCCGTCCACACTAATCGTCTCATTGTCAACAATCTTCACTTCAGCCTTAAAAGTTCCCAGCATAGAGTCGTACTTCAACAGATGTGATGCCTGCAATTAAACCAAATTTCTtttaggaaaagagaaaactaaaaGTTATGAGTATCCTAGCTTGGTCTAGGATCAATGACTACCAACTTATTACTATTAGAGTCGGTCAGCCTATTTACATTGTTAGCGCAGTTTATGAAATAAACAAGCTTCTGTAAAGGTAAAGAGTTGGGTAGTCAGGGATCATATCTTTTGACTGTTAACGACGGCCTTTGATTTATGCATGCCGCTCAATCGACGAGTATGAAAGCCGCAGACATTGCAGGTTGCGGCAAGAACAATGGAGGTTTGGTATACTCCCCAATGGTGTACATAAAAGACTTTCAGACGTTTTACCAACTAGAGATCTGCCAATGGCCGGTCGGAGACAAAGAAGCCCCTCGTGTTCGCATTATGTTTATGCATTGTTCACTTACATTCTTAACACCACCACTGTCGTTGACGACGATGACGTCGAGCGGGGAGTCCTTACGGCCTTGCCAGCACCGGAGAAAGTTCCGGCCAATGCGCCCGAAGCCATTGATGGCCACCTTCAGTTTTGCCACCGTCTGCCCTTTAGGAACAGCTGCTCCAACACCGACCTGCAGTCACAGATAACACATCTTTTCAAAGCAATACAGGGCAATGGGCAAGCCAAAATTGCCGTAGACAAACTAATACCAACTTGATGAGACGCACAAGAATCAAGTGGTGCAGATTCAGATTGCATATTTTAACTAAATctaaatcattttcattagatTGAACGAGTTGGGAATTCGGATTCCATTTGGCATCTGAATTCAAGTGTGAGTTCAAACGGAGTTCTTCTTACAGAAGGCTTTTTTTTAACTAATAagattcggattcagttttGTGGCTGGTGCAATCGGAGTCTCAATCAAATTAAGTATTCccttattttaagaaaattactcgtaaaaaaatttccttcattttgtgCCAATGATGGTCATCTAGGATCTTGAGCAATTACCACTGTGGTGGAGCAAATGAATATCGGTTCGTGTAATTGCATGAAACATGAACTTATGGATCCCATACATGCCCATTTCTGAAGCATCCGATGAAAAAAATCTATTAATTAAAATAAGTAAGGATCATACTGTTCAAAATACCTGTGGTGCAAGTTGGTCAGCCAAGATGTCGAAGAAGGTGGACTCCCTGCGATGGCTAGCATATGTGATGCAAGAGCTCGATCTTAGCCCCGCGAAATCAGCCACATCCAATCTCTGCAAAGAACCTCAAATGTTCATGCGATTACAACGCTGAGAAATAATTTTGTCAACGTAATAACTTAATGGATTCATTTTTCTGTTAATTGTTTCAATACTTCAAGAAAACTCTAACTTTAAAACAAAGGCAGAGCTTGAAATATAGGGTAAAGGGAAATCGTTTAAACATACTCATATTTCATATttagggtatatatatatatatatatatatatatatatatatatatatatataatatttaaaggTGCCAATGAAATCATGAGGAGTTAGTGCAGGCAACTACCGCACCAGCCGGCTAatgcaaaaattaaaaaaaaatcttaaggGGTTAGTGTAGGCAACTACACCAGCCTACATGTAGCTCCACGGCGATTTAAAACCCTCCTCATCTTAAAGCTGCCGTTCACTTTAAAAAGTATGACATGAAAATTGAAACGAGGTTGATCGTATGTAGCCTGCGGGCCAGACCCACTTCCAGGCCCGTTGAGTCCTGAAGTAGGGTTGAGCCGCAGGCAAATTCCTGGACTTGCCAATTATACGAACCAAGCACGGACACCCACATGACGAGCCAAACCGGAACAAACCAAGTGCCACCCATGTTTTTTTAGCAAGTCCTTGTTTGGcccatgtaaaaattttgaaaattattaatcGGCCTCagtaaaagttttgaaaagaaaattttggttcttctaaaaaaaaaaaaatccttgctcCGCCCTTGACCTTTGCTGCTGGCTAGTTAGGTGAGCTTGACTCGGCACAAACTGAACTTAAATTTATGAGAGATAGATAACAATCGCGAACCTTGAATGGGAGGCAGTGAAGGTGGGGGTGGGTTCTCTTGTTGCAGGGCCTGGTCGCATTGCTGGTGGGGATCCTTGAGAAGGCAAGAGCAGCTTGAGCGGCCATGGCTGCTGCAACTAAGAGTTTTTGGGCATCCACATGCAATATGGTCCCAAAACAGTAAGCTCGTTCTCAGTTCTAGATGGCGTTTGCATCGTGTGGCGAGAGCTCAATGGGTATGTGATAAGATGTTGTGGGGTGCCTTCACCACACAATTTCTCACCTTGATGgagttcttcttttttctttcatttatggTGGACATAGGGCTGGGCCAGGCGGGGCTTGGGCGCAATATAATTGTGTCAAATTGATTCAAGCAGGATTTTCTGTTGTTCTGACACGACAAAACCGCACCGAGGACACGAGACTTTTAGTCGTAGTACTCCAGATAACATAAAACCCCGCACCTCAAATTATGGTTAGAATTGCGGGGAACAACATAAAAGATAATGTTATTTTTAATAcctaagaggttgtttggcaatagtaacaggATGTTAAGTTCCATGTCCATGAAACACCTTAAAAGATTTATCtcaatctacctcaatttttaagaCACATGAAACAAGAACATTGTGTTACTAATGTCAGTTATCCaccgggctcggcccggccGGGCTTCACCTGATAATGAACGGCAATAATGAACATGCCGTGCTCTTTGATTGTGGAGTCAATGTCCTTGTTTGGTGCACTTAATTATCAGTtactaatttatatatatatatatatcaaggtattttgatcattttagaAACTATATACAATTAATGAATTTTTCAATTTACCGACTTATGGTTTGACTCAAATACATGTACATAGTTAAAGAATGAgtaacaattaaaaatataaatataagaaCATAAATTGGCTCAGACAAGGAGAGGGATTAACAGGAGGATCTATGTCAATATCCACATATAGATGGTTGACCAAACGGTTAATGCTAGTGCTGCAACCAAGTAGGCCCATAAAAGCATGACCGAACACTCTTGTTCACCGACATTGATCAGTTGAGCCATTGTACCTGCACCACAACAAATTTGACTCAGCTCGAAAATGGTCCGACTAATGCGCCGAGGCCGCTCGCCCAACATACTAGTGAGCTAAGACTTGGCTCAGTGTAGGCTTAGACAGTTAGGAGTCTGGTTTGGCTCATGAAATCATGTTCACTCAGCTTGTGTTAAACTCATCAGCTTAGTGAGCAGTGGCGAAGCCACATGGTGACATGTGGTcttataaattttctttatttttaaatgtgtatctttttatatatatatatatatatatatgagtatttttaaacgagTGTCCCTACATTTCTCTGGCTCCGACCTTTGgcaatttttacaaaaaatgcagCCCCACAACAGAAACTCTGATATGGGACTTTCATTTTTAGGATCTTGACAAACAAAACGATGGCTCTTAGATGAAAATTTTCCTAAAACTAAGACATCTGTTAGGGGCTTACTGAGGTTCATGGCCGGAGGAACAGTGAACTGCAACATGAGAATGTAGTGATACAGAGGATCTGGTGACAAGAATCCCAGTGCCGCTGCAAACCTCACTGTGGCGATTCCGATCACCGGAAGGATCACGTAGCGAACGGAAAGTATTGCGAGTACCACCGGCACTTTTATCATCCCGGACTTGACACCTGCATCAAATTGAATTGTCGTAATCTGAACTGTTTATGATTgattaatttctttaaaaaatttgcatTCGGACACACATATTCAGTGacagaactagaaatttttagctgaGAAGCAAAAATGAGTCGGAGATCATCCCCTATAACTAGGCCGGGCCGGCAATTGAACATAAGTGCTACATGGAAGAAGCGGAATGAAATATAAAGGATGGTTTTCATACCTTCAGTGAGATTCCCTCCTAGTATAAGCATAATTGAGGGTATAGTCCCATTTCTGCAGAAAAGGTCCAACAAAATTTGGTCACAATTGCTGCATATCATCAGGGCCTGAAGAACTATTTCTCTATTGAAATAAGAAACTCAGAAGAACTAATGCAAAGGATGTACAGACCGAATTAAGATGATaataaactgaaaaaaagaagaagaaaagattacCTCTTGAGTTATAAAAGGAGCATAAacaccaagaaaaaagaaaagaaattgagaaaagcaCTAATCCAGATCCAGTTTCTAATCTGTTTAGTGGGTCTGATAAAGAAATCCTGATTCAAAAGCCAAACTGATCCAGATTCAGTATGCAGCTCCATAGTTGAACCCAAATCAAAGTTGCATAAATACCAGATCTTATGCTGGTTGGAAAACTCTGCCAGAATCTATTTGTGTAGAAAGTAGAAAGGTGATATATTAAACCAAAATGGGTGAAGGATCAAATGTTAACCGTTTAAGGGTCATTTGACAGCAGAAACACTTTTTTAGTGTCTCATGAATCGACCCTAAAGATTGGGACACATTCATAAGATCCAATCCATGAAGATTGGGACACATTCATAAGATCCAATCCAtgaaacatattcatgaaacacttacaaaaTATCCTTGCCGTCAAACTATCCTTTatggcctatatatatatatatatatatatatatatatatactgaacTCAGGAAAAAATAGCCATAAGAATAACATACCCCAACAAAGAAATGGACTGTTGAACCACATGCAAGCGAGCAAAATCGCCAATTATTAGGGATTTCAAACTGGGAATCGCACCAACCACCAAACCAATGATCTGCAAAATCCAAAATGAGATCTCAAAATCTgtatttgatccaaatctaaatctagAAAACATCCGACTAAGTTTAAGCTTGAGTAATTCTTTATCCCAAGATCTGCTGTGCTGGCCCATAAAGTGTTTTTGGCACCTTCTATTTATTAATCTAAAGCATAGTTTATAATAAATAAGCAGCTATAAGCACCGCTAAATGTTCATATCGAGTAGAAAACATGttaaaattatgttttcttGGTTATTTTAATATGTAAGCAGTGTGCATTATTGTACACTAAGTGCAAcaaaatctacttattttttcaaaaaagagcTGTGTATTTATGTGAGGTAAGTTCTAAGTGCAACACTAGCGTTTGATTTAATGAAAATCACATTCACGACGGTGATATTTgactatatatatgcatatgcttgtgtgtgttatatatatataaaaacaatttcatgatctttttagatgtttttttctttgtttttctctcaaccattgaTATGAAAAAGTTCAACAGTTGAACTTATTATTTTTCTGTATAAAATGGtgaaatatattatatatcatTATTGCGTTTAATATCATGAGGACGAGGATGAGTGAATGAAAGATGGAAAGAAGGACATACAGCTGCGGCTGTGGGGGGCACCATTAGCTTCTCTAAAGTCGTCTCCAGAAATCCCATCGTGTTTTCCCAAAACTGGCACTCATCATCTCTGCCCAGCTTCTCAGTTAATGAGTTTATTGCATTCTGTAACAGCAGGGTCGAACAAAGGAAAACATATAGTAAATTTTGTTGACCTGAAATTTTACAACCGCGCACAAACATGTGTAAACTAGATCTTAATGTCAAACAACCTTCCTGCATCTCTGTAACAGGCATTTTCTTCCACAGTTTAACgagaagagaaatagaaagagcCCTCGTGTTGCATTTTgtgggaaaaagaagaaagaattgtGAAGGGATCTTACAATGCTTTGTTCACTGCCTTCCGCAGCCATGGAGGGAGGGAGTGAAATGGAGATGACGACGCTCTCCGACGACTGCTCTGGCTTGAGGTCTTGGGTAGCCATTAGAAGGTGAGCCTCTGCTTCAGAATCTAGCTGGGCGTTAGGCATCTTGATGAAGGCCTCTTGTGGCCTTACTTCCCGGTATAACACGGCCATGGAGCTCATGAGATGGAAGGTGAACGTCCATATGTAGAAGGCACCCAACTGGACGTATGGAAGAAGACATTAATTAGTAAGAATACTAGCGATCAACAAACACAGTTCATTTAATAAGACTGCGCATCGTGGGTTGTGTTGATGTCAACAAAGATATAAATTTGAAGCAGAAAATATGTCCAAACATGCTTCAAATGTTATGATTCCTCTAAGCACAAAATATATTAagcctcttatatatatatatatatatcaagcaGCTATGACTATgataactattttttattttgtattgttaaaaccTATTGTAAAAAGTACATTTGTGACAAATTGCATAGTCACGAAAGAATGcatctttaatatatatatatatatatatatatatatatatatatatatatatatatatatatatatatatatatatatatat
This window of the Nymphaea colorata isolate Beijing-Zhang1983 chromosome 2, ASM883128v2, whole genome shotgun sequence genome carries:
- the LOC116247479 gene encoding glyceraldehyde-3-phosphate dehydrogenase GAPB, chloroplastic-like is translated as MAAQAALAFSRIPTSNATRPCNKRTHPHLHCLPFKRLDVADFAGLRSSSCITYASHRRESTFFDILADQLAPQVGVGAAVPKGQTVAKLKVAINGFGRIGRNFLRCWQGRKDSPLDVIVVNDSGGVKNASHLLKYDSMLGTFKAEVKIVDNETISVDGKLIKVVSNRDPLKLPWAETLSLRQASQSSYSSGKGLCVCMLGTGVFVDGPGAGKHIQAGAKKVVITAPAKGADIPTYVVGVNEGDYYHDVSNIISNASCTTNCLAPFVKVMDEEFGIVKGTMTTTHSYTGDQRLLDASHRDLRRARAAALNIVPTSTGAAKAVSLVLPQLKGKLNGIALRVPTPNVSVVDLVVNVEKKGMTDEDVNAAFRAAASGPLKGILDVCDVPLVSVDFRCSDVSSTIDSSLTMVMGDDMVKVVAWYDNEWGYSQRVVDLAHLVAAKWPGAEEGKGDPLEEFCKTDPANEECRVYEA
- the LOC116248128 gene encoding protein PIN-LIKES 7-like — translated: MGFWTLFAAASAPIQQVILIGGLGAFLATKFCNVLTVDARRHLNKVVFTVFTPSLMFASLAQSVTFDDIISWWFMPINIGLTFLIGGLLGWAAVKLLKPPRQLEGLIVACCSSGNLGNLFLIILPTTCNEDGTPFGDSSSCVAAGMAYSSFSMALGAFYIWTFTFHLMSSMAVLYREVRPQEAFIKMPNAQLDSEAEAHLLMATQDLKPEQSSESVVISISLPPSMAAEGSEQSINAINSLTEKLGRDDECQFWENTMGFLETTLEKLMVPPTAAAIIGLVVGAIPSLKSLIIGDFARLHVVQQSISLLGNGTIPSIMLILGGNLTEGVKSGMIKVPVVLAILSVRYVILPVIGIATVRFAAALGFLSPDPLYHYILMLQFTVPPAMNLSTMAQLINVGEQECSVMLLWAYLVAALALTVWSTIYMWILT